The Macaca mulatta isolate MMU2019108-1 chromosome 19, T2T-MMU8v2.0, whole genome shotgun sequence sequence acacacacacacacacacacacatgcacacacgaaTGCAACCACACGGGAGCACACACATATGAGTACATGTGCATGTACACGTATCAGTACTCAGAGTTCGGCTACGGGGGAATTAGAACCTGTCTTCTCTAAAGGCGAGGATAAATGAATCTTCATTCGAAAATATATAATTGAATGAATACTTAACTAAATAGGGGAAGTTATTCCAAACTATTCATTTTTTTACCCTGTACGTAAAAGAGTAATTCACCCACTGAAGGATGAGTTAAATAGCTCAGTAGCCCCAATAACACCTAGGCATGAAACACAACAGTACCatccaaaataaaatgataatttacaATCGGTAAGTGAAGAAAGGTATGCTATTAAAATATCTATTGGAAATATTAATACCCAATAAAATGTAACATGATAcaaaaactttcagaaataaaaactaaaattttgtgttttaatgaAGATGTAAGAGCTGGGCATGAAGGGTTTTTGCAGgttgaggggggaggatcacttgagcccaggagttcaagaccggccagggcaacatagtgagactcatcttcatttatttttttaaagaaggtatTAAAGATGACAAAAGgtatgtaaactttttttttttttttttttttttgagacggagtctcgctctgttgcccaggctggagtgcagcttcgagatcttggctcactgcaagctctgcctcccacgttcacgccattctcccgcctcagcctcccgagtagctgggactacaggttcctgtcaccatgcctggctgattttttgtatttttttgtagagacgggatttcaccatgttagccaggatggtctcgaactcctgacctcgtgatctgccctcctcggcctcccaaagtgctgggattacaggcgtgagccgccgcacctggccaaaGGTATGTAAACCTTCATTCATCTAACCATAGGTTCTTGAAATTATACAAcataaagttatatttatttgGTGATTCAAACAAATGTTTATCAAGACCTGATAGgttaagagaaaaaattaatgagTAAAGTGTACACATTAATGTTCAATCTCAATTACATACATATGGTAAAACATTCTAGTTACACATGTTATGGGACTAGTATAGACGAATTCTGATTctgatatgtgtgtatacatatatatgttaatatatgatATTTACGTATGATGTACAAATACTATATATAGTAcaaatactatatatacacacattatatatgtgtgtagatGTATAGAGAAATATTATAAAGTTTGTATAGAACAAAGAATCCACATATATTTGGATATATAGGATACATACACTTAGTCTAAGTGTTATGTGTGTATTACTCACATATCACATAAAAACACACTATGTGTGTATACACCGTATGTGTAGATGCTACTGTAcagtatatacatgtgtgtgtgagtgtatatatgtgtgtacatttaTGAACACATATCTCAAAGGAGGAAATGCCCATATTTAAGGCAGGCATTGcacataaaatattaagtatttagtagacaaaaaaggaaaaaaactcttTCTACATAGCTGTCTTACACATTATATTCCCAGACACAATTGTTATTCAATTTGCAGTCAACAATCAAAAGATACTATGAGAAAACCTCACTATTgctcaaaattaataaaatcctCAGTCATTTTGTATGATATATATTTGAATTCATGATGTACTAAGAAATATTTTGCTAGATGGATGTTTGTATTTTATAGTGTTTGgatgattattttcctttttgagatatATGAAGaattccatttccattttatgaAATGGAAGCCCTGAGGAGATTGCCGTGGAACCAGTGAGGAATTTCTGGCAGAGGAAAGTAGACGGCAGTCCTGGGAAAAATTACTGTGTGAAAAACTGAGGAAGAAGGAATTAGGGCTCCTGGATGGGGTGAAGACCCATATGCAGAGTATCTCTGAGCCCTGAGAGTAGAGCAGTGTGTTCAGGGCCCTGAGCCTGTGGAAGGAATCTTCTCTGAGATGTGAGTCTGTGGAATGTGTGTTGTAAGACCTGCCTTTTACTAGTATAATCCAGCAAAAGCCCTTGGGTGAGGACCCAGTTTTATTTTAGGGAATGTGGGGACTGTATATTTCTTATTCATATTTGTGCAGATTTCATAGTGCTGGTCAGTCATGTAGAAGGCGGAGGTCAGTGTGTTCACAGGATTCGCACCCGAGAGTCAGGAGGCACACGTGGGGGTCCGTGGAAAAGGCTGGCGGCCTGGTATGGCGGGAAGGTCATCAGCGATAGACGCTAGAGTCTCTTGCTTGATCTTGCTGAAATCTGGCTCAAATGTTTGGCCTGGCACAACCAAACTAGAACTTGGAAGATGCTGTATAGATAAAACCTAATATTGTAACCATTCATATTGTTATGGATATGAACATAACGTTGAAAATGTCCTTAATAAGATTTCTTTATTCTAGAAGGTAGATGGTGAATGATGAGATTTCTTTATTCTAGAGGGTAGATGGTGAATGATGAGATTTCTTTGTTCTAGAGGGTAGATGGCGAATGATAAGATTTCTTTATTCTAGAGGGTAGATGGCAAATGATAAGATTTCTTTACTCTAGAAGGTAGATGGCAAATGATAACATTTATTTACTCTAGAGGGTAGATGGTGAATGATGAGATTTCTTTATTCTAGAGGGTAGATGGCAAATGATAAGATTTCTTTATTCTAGAGGATAGATGGTGAATGATAAGATTTCTTTATTCTAGAGGGTAGATGGTGAATGATGAGATTTCTTTATTCTAGAGGGTAGATGGTGAATGATAAGATTTCTTTATTCTAGAGGGTAGATGGTGAATGATAACATTTGTTTATTCTAGAGGGTAGATGGCGAATGATAAGTTTTCTTCTAGAGGGTAGGTGGCGAATGGTAAGATTTGTTTATTCTAGAGGGCAGGTGGCAAATGATAAGATTTCTTTACTCTAGAAGGTAGATGGTGAATGACAAGGTTTCTTTACTCTAGAGGGTTGATGGTGAATGATAAGATTTCTTTGCTCTAGAGGGTAGGTGGCGAATGATAAGATTTCTTTATTCTAGAGGGTAGATGGGGAATATTCGGTCCCTCATGTTTCTCACGTACCTCCCTCCAAACATTCTATTCTATGCAGCAGGGTTTTACATCCTTCAAACACAACAGTGGTCTTTGACCTAGACATGTTGAACTCTTTAGTGCTAGGACTcaagttctcttgctgttttggGACAATTCAGAAAAGAATCAGCCCCAGTCCTTTTGCATACTTCTGTCTGACTGTCCTAGGTGAGTAGAAAGAAACAGTTCAACTGCTTGACACGATTCATTGACCTGAGGTCTTGTCTGCAGCTGGATTTCTATTCTACTTCTGTGATTTTCCTTTCGTGGATCACCAACGCACTGCAAATGCCTATCATTGCTTTTGACATGGGGTACTTTGGTTCTTCCTGGAAAGGCAGGGAGTCTCAGAGTGAGGAGCTCACAGATCATAGGCAGATTGAAATGTTTTCAGCAAGAATAGGCAaacccatagagacagaaagcacacTCGTGGTTAGCAGGtgctggagggaggaaggaatggggGGTGGCTGCTGACTCGGTGTAGGGTGATGACAATGTGTGGAACAGGATGGCAGTGATGGTTACACAATGATCTGAGGAGAAGCTGCACAGGTAGCATCTGAGAAGGAGTGAAGGGCTCACAGGGTTCAGAGAGGGTGTCAGGGCATCAGGGTGGATTTATCTTTTCCTGGTGGAAATCCGATACTTCCCCATTGATTTAGTTACTGAAGTGTGTTTGGAACTCTGAACTGAAGAGATGGAGGCTCAGTAAAGCACACCAGGGAGTGTGGCAATGAGGAATAAAGAAGACTGTGTTACGCGCCATGGACCAGAGCACGCAGGTGTGCAGAGCTGTGGAGCCAACGCTGCCGTGTGGGATGTAGCCTCATGTCTGGGGGTGGGAAAAGAAGGGGATTCAACCAAGGGAAGTCAACATTAATAGAGAGGAAAGGTATCACATGTTAATGGTCCTCCATGGATCACCCCGGAAAATGTCTCTGCAATCCAACACTGATTCCTCCTTCTGGAAATGATCGGCAGACAGTCCAGATACCATTGGCCCTAAATTGTCTCCCGGAACCTCCTGGGATCACCAGATCTATTCCCAAGGCTCCCACTCTGAGGGGTGCATTGTCCTCTCTGCTGTTCACCTCCCGGCTGCATTTTAGGGGCTTCTCTGGCTGTGCTGAGCCTCAAATAACAGAATCCCGAGGACCACCAGGATCAAGCCAGCCATGCCCATGCGGATGAGATTCTCCAGTGTGTAATCCTGGGGGAATGAGGTGGGAGATGGTGGACAAAGAGGCCGCAGAGGTCAGGGCAGATCAGCAACGCCCAGTACCTCTGGATGTCCACCCAGGGAACCCACCTCCCCTTCACAGGACCTGACCCTCTGTGCCAGCCCCATAACTGAAAGCATCTCCTCACTCACCAGTCTTGGGGTCTGAATTGTTTTGTGATGGGCTGAGGGTCTCAGCTGCTCCTGAGGATCAAAACAAAGGAGAAGTACCCTGAGCCAGCCTCTCTCCTAGGCTCTGCATTCTTATCTTCCCCTGTCTTCTGACACGAGTTCTAGTGAGTTCCTCAGTAAACCCTTCCTCTGTAGCAGGGTTTCCTCCAGTCTCCTCATGGAACTATTTCAGCTTTCCTGTGTTCTACAAATCCAAACATTGCTCTTGAGTCATTTGGGAGAGTTTTCCTGTACCCCAAGGGCTCAGGATCTGCAAGGAAAGTGTCCCCAGTATAGAAATCACTGAACCCTGTGTGCTGTCAGTGCAGCCTGGGACACAGGAGCACATGAACCAATTCCCCCGGAGATGAGAGTTTCACAGATCCACCAGCTGAGGACCCAGGCTCCGTGCATGAGGGGTTGGTCCTCAGGGGCGCCTCAATGTCAGAAGCAGAAAGGGGTGAAAGTCTGGGGCTGCCTTCCCTTCATGCCCTCAGCCACTTcacctgggttttctttttttttttttttttttttgagacggagtctcgctctgtcgcccagactggagtgcagtggcgcgatctccactcgctgcaagctccgccttcccgggttcccgccattctcctgcctcagcctcccgagtagctgggactacaggcgcccaccaccgcgcccggctaatttttgtatttttagtagagacggggtttcaccgtgttagtcaggatggtctcgatctcctgacctcgtgatccgcccgtctcggcctcccaaagtgctgggattacaggcgtgagccaccgcgcccggctacaccTGGGTTTTCAATGTCCAATTAATCTAACTAATTCTTCATATAGTCAGGAAAACCTAGAATGATGTGATACCTTCCCCTCCATCCCCACTCACAAACATCTGTCTGCTAAATAGTGGTGCTATTAGAGGTTCATAAATCAGTATTTCTGCTTTTACAAAGTGCGAATCTAGGTGAATCTAGACCAGTAACAAACATGTAAACTCCCACCacacaaaatatctttttatttatttatttacttatttattgagatggagtctctctctgtttcccaggctggagtgcagtggcatgatctcagctcactgcaacctccgcctcccaggttcaagcaattctcctgcccccagcgtcccaagtagctgggatgacaggtgcgtgccaccacccccagctaattttttgtatctttagtagagatggggtttcaccatgttggccaggctggcctcgaactctctACCtcatgatccttctgcctcagcctcccaaagtgctgggattacaggcatgagctaccacaccaggcctatttttatttttattgagatggaatctcactcagtcgcataggctggagtgcagtggcgctctcttggctcattgcaacctctgccgcctgggttcatgAGGTGATTCTCatggttcagcctcctgagtagctggcactacaagggtgtgccaccatgcccagctatttttttttgtatttttagtagagacgagcttttaccaggctggtatcaaactcccgacctcaggtgatctgcccgccttggcctcccgaagtgctgggattacaggcgtgagtcaccgtgcccgacCATCAAATATATTAAGAATATGGATGAATACATATCAGATGAACTTGGATATGCCTACACACATACTCAAATGTAACTTATATAAccacacataaatatgtatagataTAAAGCTTTAGATATTTATTTAAGATGTATTACATACATATTGGTATTTGAAGTGAGAAATATTGGCAAGCAATATAGAAGTAAAGAAGTAAAATTTCCGTTGTCTCATGGTTTGTATAAATTTTATCAGGAAATTAGAGGAGATCCATAGAAAAGCAGTGAGAATGGGGTCATTTGGTAGTGAGTTAGCACGAAACACAATGAATATACTCAAACTCAGCTTTCTCATGGAtaattaccttttatttttaaaatatgaaagaataaagTACTTCACTTATAAATTGTTAAAGGTGTTGAATAATTCTTTAAGTTGGAATGAATATAATTCTTCAAATGTCCGCCCAGGACACCCAGCTCCCCTTGACAGGACCTGACCCTCTGCGCCCAGCGTCTTCACCGCGAGCGTCTCCTCACTCGCCGGCCTTGGAGTCGGACTTGGTTTGTGGTGGGCTGAAGGTCTCAGCTGCTCCTGAGAATCAAAACAGAGGAGAAGAGACATTCAGATGTAACTTATATAACACATTCTGCCTAAGGTTATATACAACTTACATAACTTCCCTGTCAAGGAGAGGTGGGGGTCTTGggtagacatttaaaaaattatgtccattttaatttaaagaattaTTCAACACCTTTGACAATTTATAAGTGAAGTATTtgattctttcatattttttaaacaagaggTAAGTACCCATGAGAAAGCTACTGGTTTGGGTATATTCATTGTATTTCATATTAACTCACTACCAAATTGCCCTcttctaatttaaatttaaattatcaaATTTAAAGCACCTCCTTTTCctataaaagaggtttatttagatGTTAGAATCATGCAGTGATTGGACAAGATTGGACATGAACCCACCCGGGCCCAGGGTTGAGCTGCACTGCAGCCCCCGCTGACCTCCCGCGGGTTTCACGAGCCACACGGAGCCCCCCGGTCAGTTTCCCTGGGGCCACTGTGCTTTGAAACATCCAAACACTTCTGAAGTTCATTAAGGAAACCTCAATTTTTAATATGTAGGGGAGGAAGACTTGAGGTTAACGAAAAATGGATGTctacattgaatatataaattaaatcacagcccaatgaaagaaatataattatttttaaataataggttcacataactgaaataaaaattataaattgacaTATTCAAGTATTGCTTTAAAAGGTTTAGAAAAGAAGAGAGTAACAATGGGCAAGTGCATATAGAAAACGCAGAGTAGAAATGAGTTATACACAAGATGCACTGTGAATAATTGCCTAACTCATCCAGGGAGCAGGTGCACGGCCCCTCCTTAATCTCAGGGTGCCCTGAGCACAGAGGCCTCCAGGTGAGCACAGGAGGGGCCGTGTGAGGGACACCCACAGCTGGAGTGCTTCTCTCTAAAGGAGTGGGTCTGGGGCGTACTCCAGCCTCATCACAGTCAGATCCCATTGAGGCCTGAGCAGCCTCCTCTCCCGTCCTAAGACGGCCCAGGGACCCCGCAGGTGTGGGTGAGGGGCTCCATCCTCAGGGGCCCTTGGAAATAAGAAGTGAGAACGGCCAAGGGAGCATCTGTCTGTCCTCTCTCCATCTCGcctgcctctcttcctcctccgTCAGCTCAGTATCTTCCCCGTGTCCAAGTCAGGCCTGGACCCCAAATCCTCCTGACCCAGCCTGTGCTCCTTCCTCTACTCATCACACATCCTGCAGGACAGGGTAGGGGCCTGCAGGACATGCAGAGCTGTGACAGGAGTGGCTTTCGGTATAAAATTGGAGGGATTTTGTCTTTTACATGAGAGAGGGGAGATTCTAAAACAGTGGGACTTTGTAAATCTTTGTTGTTTCAAAATAGTGTGGCTTTGTCTTACTAAGCTGAGATTCCAGGAGGGATGAGTAAAACTGCATGCACCTGCCCCCATCTCCGTTGGCTTTTTAACCCTTACAAGCCTCCGTTATTGGGAGAATTAGGACAAGGCCAGAGAGGGCTGGAGATGGGAGCAGGTCTAGGAGGAGCCACATCCCAGATGCCCCAGAAGGTCAGAAATGAAGGGGCTTTGGGGTGGTCACATCCAGGTAGCTCCCCGTTATTCAGATGGGGAGTCCAGGGTGCCAGGGGAACCAACTTTTTCAGAAGTTCCACCTCCCAAGGAGAGGCTGAGCCATCACAgtcccagccccacctccccggGCTCCTCCCACCTGACTCCTAGAGCAAGCACCTGCCTATGATCGCCCCTGGCCCTGGCTCCCCATGAGAGGTGATGGCTCCTGGGAATCCTGCTCAGGGAGGGGGAAAGTCCCCGCTGCTCCACTTATCAATGCCGAACCTCAGacacctccctcccctctgaCCACCACGGAGGGAGCACCTGCCCCAACCATGGAGCACCAGGAAGCCACGCGGACCACACCCTTACTGTCCACCCTGCCCTCTGCTGCCCTGAATCAGATCCCGAATATTGGAGGTAGCATTGAGATGAGTCTAGAAACTTCTCTTGACTTGGGAGTGGCTGGTTTTTTTTGTCACCCATGAGTCAGGACTTAGAGGTTGGGACCCCCAGAGGCTCTGATTCTGAGGTGGAGACATCAGGAGGGGTGCGGGTGGGGCCTCCGTCTTCCACAGTCATTCTAATCTCATCTCCTCTGAGGTTCACCCCCGTCTCCTCCCAGCCCTCCCGACTCTTCACTCCACTGAGACTTCAGGGGTGGGAGCCAGGGGTGGGAGGTCGCATCTATTTCCACCCTCTCATGGGCTGGATCCTCCCCTGCGGACCCTGCCCCTTCACTCCCCTCCTTCATTATTGTTCCAGAGCTCTGCTGGGAGCAGGGCCTGAGCTGAGCCTTTGAGTTCAGAGAGGACAGGGTCAGGGCCCTCACCTGAGACCACGAGCTCCAGGGAGTCACTGGGGTGAGTCAGCAGGTAGGGGTTAGAGCTGAGTGAGCCGTAGCACCTGTAGGTCCCCGCATGGGCTGAGGTCACAGGACTTATGGGGAATTCAGCCTGGTACTTATGAGATTGGCGCTTTGATTTTAGACGCAGGGGGGGATCAGCTGCTCCCTCCTTGGTCAGAAGGAAAGTGTGCATCCATCCCTGTGACTGACACAGCAGGGTCACGTTCTCTCCTGAGGCCACCATGGAGCCCGGCTGCACTGAGAGGAAGGGTCTGGCACGGATCTGTCCTGGAGAGGGGAAGGATGGATGAGGGGCTGCCCCACCTTGTTCTGAGCTGATACCTCCCAGGCCTCTCTCTGGAACCCTTAGTCTCTCTATCTGTTTTCTCTGAGTCTCCCCCTCTCTGCCCATCgcctgtctctgtctgtctctctctcccttggGACCCCCACACCTCGTCCCAGCCATCACCATCTTGGCTCCCCCAGCAGGGCCTGTGCAGAGCGTGGGTCCCTGACTGAACCTGCTGGGCTCCTCACCTGAGATCAGGATGTCCAGGGGATCACTGGGGGCCGACCACTCGGAGGAGAGGTTGTGTGCACCGGAGCATCTGTACTGGCCCCCGTAGGAGCGGCTCACGGGGCCCAGGGGGAAGTTGGCCTGAGAGAGCCCAGCCTGGGGCTGCCGGCCAGGGCGCTGGAGGAAGTCACGTCCCCACTCCTTGTACAGAGCAAATCTGTTGTAGCCGGCATCAGAGCCACACTGGAGGGtcagcttctccccaggggccaCGACAGGACCCGGCTGCACTGACAGTGACGGCTTCTTAGAAACACCTGGGAAAAGGTGGTCACGGTTTCCAGGAGCGACCCTCAGGCTTCCCCACaaaccctccctctccccctggGCCTCACCACTGCTGATCTTCCTGTGTCTCTGGCCCCAGGAGCCCTGAGCCCTCTCGTCCCAACATCATCCCACCTGGCGCTGCCCTGAGACGCGGCTCCTCCCCACCTGCCTGGAGACTCAGGGAACTCCAGGCAATGCTGTGAATTTCTCACCTGGGACCAGGAGCTCCAGGAGATCACTGGGTAAAGACCACACATAGGGAGAGCGTGAGTCATAACCATAGCACCGGTACGACCACCTGCGACTCGGGCTCACGGGGCCCACGGAGAAGACGGCCCGGGATGACCCACGGGTACGGGGCTGGGAGTTCAGGCATTGTGGGTGTTCATCTTCTCCTTCCTTACACAGAATGAAGCCGTCAAGTGCCACCCGTGAGTCACACTGGAGGGTCACGTTCCCTCCTGAGGCCACcacagggctgggcagggctgagAGGGTGGGTTTTCTGTAGGCTCCTAGGAGAGAAGGAGGCACCGTGTTAAATGGGACTCACACCTCCCGCATCATCCCCAGGGCTGGGCTGTGAGAGGGAGACGCCCCTGAGAGCCGACCCCCTTCCTGAGGACAGAGCCTGGGGTTGGGACCCCTGAGTGTCCTCTCACCTGTCACCACCAGCTCCAGGGGGTCACTGGGCTCTGACCAGCCTGCCGTGGGGTTACCATAGATACAGCGATACCACCCTGTGTGCTCCCAGGTGGTGGATGGGATGGGGAACTGGCCCTTCTTCACAAGCTCCTGTGGGATCCGTGTAATCCAGGGTgctgttttttcttctctatataGATGGTACTCCTGGGTCTCCAGGCTCCCCTGACACCTGAGGGTCATGGGACTCCCCTGGGTGATCACAGAGTCTGGCTCAGCCCAGAGGGTGGGTTTGGGGAGGGTGCCTGGAAGGAAATCAGAGTTCAGATTCTAAGTCATTTCCTACCCAACCCAACAGATTCCAGCTCCCAGTCCAGGACCCTCCAGATGCCCCCATCAGTCAGGCCAGATCTGCTATTCCCTGTCCCCAGCTGCACGGAGGAGGCCCCTTGTCCCCAGTGAGGAGAAGGGACCTGGGACATCTGGGGACAGACTCACCTGCCTGCACACAGGTCCTCCGGCCCAGACTCAGCCCTGGAAGAGAGTTCCCTGTGAGAGATTTGCCCCTGAAACCTGAGCAGGTCCTCCCCTCCCTGGGATCTTTGTGAGCCCCTGGGGTCTCCTTATGCACCAGAGTTTGGCTGTGGGGTGAGGCCCCTCCTAGGTTAGAATCTCCCCTCCCTCTTCAAATCTCACCGAGACAGATCAGGAGCGTGAGGATGGGGGTCATGGCGTCTCGTCCCACTGCCCTGCTCTGCAGATGGATGAGCCCTCGGTGCTGGCAGGACAGAGACATGGGGTGTGGCCACTCGGAGGCTGGGTCCTTCTTATGGGGTTTTGTCATCTGCAGCCACACAGGAAGTGGAACTGCCCTCCCCTGGAACCTGGCTGTCATTTCTTTAGGTCTGAGGTAGGGGCAGGCCCAACCCCTTTGTAGACATTTCAGACAGAAATGGGGTCTTTCCTGACCCCCAGCCACCGTCTGTCTGGCTTGCCTTCATCTCGCTAAGACCTGGGATGTAGCAGGAGAAAGAACTGATGCCTTCTTGAGTCAGCCCCTTTCAGGCGAGGGCGACCGTGGGCTCCTCTTCCCTCTCAGAGCCTCCCCATGgggtctccctccctccttcagccTGTCCATCAGCTGAGCGTCGCGGGGTTCTTACCATGGCAGTCGTCTCTCCAGCCCTGGAGATGCTTCAGGGAAGATGCAGGTCCATGCTGCAGGCAGACCCAGGTCAGCAGAGACGCACCTGACACCGGGCTGTGCAGCCCAGGCTGAGCTGCGTGTGGCAGTGAGAACACAGGAGAAACGCAGGGAATAAAGAGAGGAAGTCGTGACCCTCTTTGTGGCCTTGGACTATAGATTTTCTTTCTAATCAATAGTAATCCCACCCTTTTGTTAACTTCCTccctttttgttttctacaaCGTCCACCCCTGACCTCCCTGGGAACAAACCTCTGAGTCTTTCCGGCCTCCTCGGTGCCCCTGGCGTCCTTGGCTCTCCCTCTGCACCTCAATCCCTGTTCAACGTTTTGGGAACAATGACTTATGTTTGAGCTTTGatttggggagtgggggagggagctGATATTTATTCAATGACCGGTTATCATCCACTGCCTACGTGACCTCGGGCGGTAATGAaccatctctgagcctcagtttcttcccttGCAGCTTGTTGTCGCAAATCCCACTCGTCACCATGGTTGTGGGGTCAGTGGTTCCTGGGACATGGGAGAGGATCCTTGGTGCTTCATTTCCAGACCAGGTGAGGACATGAGGTGTTTGGGATATGATAGGATCAGAGCATTGGATGATTGATGTGTTCACTCGAGATCTCACATCTGAGATCCCTAATGGAGAAATCTACAGGCAGCATTTCTGAAATACGCAGAACATAACTGTCAAGAGGCATGGAAGCCCCCAAGTGTAGATGTCATGAGGCATGGAAGTCCCCAAGTGTAGATGGATCCACATTAAATAACGGAGGTCAGAGGTGGGTCGCCACAGGTGCCCAGGACCCTCACGAGGTCATTAAGGTGGAGGTTTCCACCAAAGGTGGCCCAAAGTGATTAGACTCAAAATGCCAGACCTGCCTTGGTTTATTTACTATAGAGAAACGGATTCAAATGTTTAGGAAGATTGAAATGTTAGAGAGGAGTTGTCATTCAAAACTCCTCATCTAAATTGGAAGAGTCTAGAAgatgtatctttctttttttctttttcttttttttttttttttttttgagacggagtctcactctgttgcccaggctggagcgcagtggtgtgatctcagctcactgcaacctccatctcctgggttcaagcgattctcctgcctcagtctcctgagtagctggaattacaggcgtgcgccaccacacccagctaatttttgtatttttggtagagacaggatctcaccgtgttggccaagctggtctcgaactcctgacctgaaatgatccaccagcctcggcctctgaaaggcgtgagccaccgtgcccagccgaaaaTGTATCTTTCAACAAtcttgtgagaaataaatgtgtgagGGAAGACCCAGAATTGTGGAAGAGCTCTgtgatgatttttctttttagattcaAACTTCAGGCGAGAGCTGCTGAATCGAGAAACATAAATGTAACTAGAGTCATTGGATCCCAGAGTGGCAGGGGCCATGCGGCGAAACTCCACTAACAAAGGCGAGATTGGTGTGACCACAGTAATGCAAAGCAGACTCAAAGCAGCAATTGAAATCATGTGACTTATGCGACCATGTGGTGCTTGCTAGTTTGTCATGGTGTTCCCATAAGTGAAATAGATAAGAAACCTACTTAATTTTAATCTGTGTCATCAGAAAATGGCTGGGTAAAGTAAGCAAAAGTTTAACCTGAATCATAAAAGCATACACAGCAGTCCCTTAATCAATTCCTG is a genomic window containing:
- the LILRA3 gene encoding leukocyte immunoglobulin-like receptor subfamily A member 3 isoform X4, with amino-acid sequence MHRGLIHLQSRAVGRDAMTPILTLLICLGLSLGRRTCVQAGTLPKPTLWAEPDSVITQGSPMTLRCQGSLETQEYHLYREEKTAPWITRIPQELVKKGQFPIPSTTWEHTGWYRCIYGNPTAGWSEPSDPLELVVTGAYRKPTLSALPSPVVASGGNVTLQCDSRVALDGFILCKEGEDEHPQCLNSQPRTRGSSRAVFSVGPVSPSRRWSYRCYGYDSRSPYVWSLPSDLLELLVPGVSKKPSLSVQPGPVVAPGEKLTLQCGSDAGYNRFALYKEWGRDFLQRPGRQPQAGLSQANFPLGPVSRSYGGQYRCSGAHNLSSEWSAPSDPLDILISGQIRARPFLSVQPGSMVASGENVTLLCQSQGWMHTFLLTKEGAADPPLRLKSKRQSHKYQAEFPISPVTSAHAGTYRCYGSLSSNPYLLTHPSDSLELVVSGAAETFSPPQTKSDSKAGE
- the LILRA3 gene encoding leukocyte immunoglobulin-like receptor subfamily A member 3 isoform X3; translated protein: MTPILTLLICLGLSLGRRTCVQAGTLPKPTLWAEPDSVITQGSPMTLRCQGSLETQEYHLYREEKTAPWITRIPQELVKKGQFPIPSTTWEHTGWYRCIYGNPTAGWSEPSDPLELVVTGAYRKPTLSALPSPVVASGGNVTLQCDSRVALDGFILCKEGEDEHPQCLNSQPRTRGSSRAVFSVGPVSPSRRWSYRCYGYDSRSPYVWSLPSDLLELLVPGVSKKPSLSVQPGPVVAPGEKLTLQCGSDAGYNRFALYKEWGRDFLQRPGRQPQAGLSQANFPLGPVSRSYGGQYRCSGAHNLSSEWSAPSDPLDILISGQIRARPFLSVQPGSMVASGENVTLLCQSQGWMHTFLLTKEGAADPPLRLKSKRQSHKYQAEFPISPVTSAHAGTYRCYGSLSSNPYLLTHPSDSLELVVSGAAETFSPPQTKSDSKAGE
- the LILRA3 gene encoding leukocyte immunoglobulin-like receptor subfamily A member 3 isoform X5, whose product is MHRGLIHLQSRAVGRDAMTPILTLLICLGLSLGRRTCVQAGTLPKPTLWAEPDSVITQGSPMTLRCQGSLETQEYHLYREEKTAPWITRIPQELVKKGQFPIPSTTWEHTGWYRCIYGNPTAGWSEPSDPLELVVTAYRKPTLSALPSPVVASGGNVTLQCDSRVALDGFILCKEGEDEHPQCLNSQPRTRGSSRAVFSVGPVSPSRRWSYRCYGYDSRSPYVWSLPSDLLELLVPGVSKKPSLSVQPGPVVAPGEKLTLQCGSDAGYNRFALYKEWGRDFLQRPGRQPQAGLSQANFPLGPVSRSYGGQYRCSGAHNLSSEWSAPSDPLDILISGQIRARPFLSVQPGSMVASGENVTLLCQSQGWMHTFLLTKEGAADPPLRLKSKRQSHKYQAEFPISPVTSAHAGTYRCYGSLSSNPYLLTHPSDSLELVVSGAAETFSPPQTKSDSKAGE